ACGCGGGTCATTATTCGCCACCAGTGGAGATGAAACTAAGCAAGTCCTCACGGGAGTACATCTCACAGTTAAACAAGATACCTTAGAGTTTGCTGCTACTGATGGACATCGCCTAGCAGTAGTCGAAACCGCCAATGAGCGTCCTTTAGAAGATAACGAGCAACAATTAGAGGTGACAGTCCCAGCTAGAGCATTACGCGAATTAGAAAGGATGTTAGCGCATAATGCCGCCTCGGAAGAACCCATCGCCTTATACTTAGACCAAGGCCAGGTAGTATTTGCATGGCAAAACCAACGCATAACTAGTCGCACATTAGAAGGTCAATACCCAGCTTATCGCCAACTCATCCCCCGCCAATTTGAGCGCCAAGTCACAGTGGAACGCCGACAATTCGTCAGTACGTTAGAAAGAATTGCTGTATTAGCCGACCAAAAGAATAATATTGTCAAGTTAACAATTGATAGTGCTAATCAAGAGCTTACCTTATCTTGTGAAGCGCAAGAAATGGGTAGTGGTAGAGAGTCGATGGCGGCGGAAATTGCCGGGGAAGATATAGAAATTGCTTTTAATGTTAAGTATTTAATGGAAGGATTAAAAGCCTTACCTTCTTCCGAAATTCAAATGCACATCAATCAAAACCTAACTCCCGTAATTTTTACCCCCCTTGGTGGTTTAAAAATGACTTATTTAGCAATGCCTGTGCAATTGAGAAGTTAATTATAGTAGGAAACAGGAGTGCGGTTAGAAAGCGTTTGATATCAGCTTTTTAAAAAGCTACATTTTTTCATCTATCTGTCAACTGCTACAAGTAATAAATTAGTCTAGTTTTTATCTAACTGGACTAATCTCTTTATTTATTTTTATCCTCAGACAAATTCCTCATCACCACATATAAGAATAATAGTTGTTCTACTAAGAACTATATCAGTGCAAAGCTCACTCTCTAGTGTGATTGATTTTCTTTCATATAGAATGCTATAGAGTATCCAAAGTGCTATGTAGTGATGAGAATATGCTTAACAAAACAGTATGGCTACTTTGGTTACAAGGATGGGATAACGCGCCTTGGTTGATTAAACAAGTTGCAGAATCATGGGAGATAAATAATCCAGATTGGAAGATTGAATATGTCACATTAGATAATGTTCACAAATATGTTAATGATATAGATTATCTATTTGATGAAACTAAAAAAATAGAGCCTCAACATAAATCCGATATTATTCGATTAAGCTTATTAAAAAATCATGGTGGTGTTTGGGCTGATGCTACCTTACTATGTATGCAGCCCTTAAGTTCATGGATAGAAGAAGCGGTAAAACCTGCTGGTATGTGGATGTACCACGGTATTGGTGGGGGAATGCCTAAACATGGCCCAGCAATTTGGTTTATTGTAGCTGAAAGAAATTCTTCAATGATCAATAAATGGAAAGCTGCATGTGATGAATACTGGAGAAATAGAACTGAGGCTGACCAAAATTTTTGGCTTGATGAACTATTTAAAGATTTATATGAATCGGATATAGAATTTAGAAATCAATGGAGTTTAGTACCCTATTTGTATGGTAGAGCAAAGGGTCAAGCTAGTACAATGGTTCACAATGAATATAAGTTGATGATCACAGATAATCAATATCTCAAAAAGATTTTCTTAGAAAAGCCACCCTATGTTCTCAAATTTTGGTGGCGAGTTTGGGTAGAAGTATTTCCTGATGAAAATAGCCCTGAATGTAAAAATTCTAATGGATATTATGCTATCCAAATGTCAAAAAGAAAATTTGTATACAAACACAAAATGGTGACTAAAACGTCTTATATGAAATTAGTTTTTGGCATAGCTAGGTTTAGATTCAAAACGTTACGTGTCATTAAGCGTAGTATAAAAAATCTGTTGAAATTGTTCAACTTAAATCTAGCAACCTCACAGCCATAATAAAGTGCGCCGATCAGTATAGTCAATGAATCAAATACCAAGACCAGGAAATCGAAAGACCTTTTCTGTTACCAAAGCACCTGTAAACACGACTAGTAAAAGAATAGCCCATATCCCCACGAATAAAAGTTACCACCCACTTGAAATAACGAATATGAATCGGTTGGTCTAATCCTGAGTAAGTAAATTGCTGAACAGATATAGCAATCCGATTTGATTTCTGTATCCCTTACGGGAGCATAGCCATAAAAATCTCAGTATTTGTAGGGTGGGCAGTGCAGCGCCGTATCATATCTTTGGCGCTGCACTGCCCAACGCTACTTGCTTTATGTCGGGAAACCCGCCCAACGCAGTGGCTCCCCTACGTATATTTCAAAAATCAAGTATGAGTCCCATAGCATCAAGGATACAAAAAAATCTAGTTTTAGGCTTGCGCAAGCTTTGTGGTGCGGTAAATACTTGGGCTGGGAAAAATAAATATAGCCTGTGTGCAGTCAGATATGCCAGTGTAATTTGTAATGAATAGCATCAATTACAAATTACGAATTACTTTGAGGCTTGATTGCGTCTGTTAACTTCTACCCAGTTGACAACATTCCACCAGTTCTTTAAGTAGTCCGCACGGCGGTTTTGATATCTGAGGTAATAGGCGTGTTCCCAGACATCATTGCCCAATATTGGGTATGATCCTTCCGCAATTGGGCTATCTTGATTAGGGGTAGAAACTATTTGCAACTGTCTTTGAGGGTTACGGACTAACCAAACCCAACCACTACCAAAGCGATCGCCCCCAGCTTGATTGAACTGTTTCTTAAATTCCTCAAAGCTACCAAAGGTTTTGGTGATTTCTTGGGCGATTTCTCCTGTTGGTTGTCCGCCACCATTAGGACTCATGATTTGCCAGAAAATTGTATGGTTGAGGTGTCCGCCAGCGTTGTTACGTACTTTGGTGCGGATATCTTCAGGTACGCTATTTAAATCACGCAATAAAGCTTCTACACTTTTATTTTGCAGTTCTTTATGCTTTTGTAAAGCATTGTTAAGGTTATTAACATAAGCGGCGTGGTGCTTATCATGATGCAGTTTCATCGTTTCAGCATCAATTACTTTCTCTAGAGCATCATAAGCGTAAGGTAATGGTGGTAACTTGGCGGGTGTAGTCAATTGGCGATCAACAAAAGCTATGGGGCGTGCATCTGTTGTGGATGCAGTAGGATTTGCTGCTGTAGTTTGATCTGTTTGTGCAATCCCTTCTGGTTGACAACCGTAGAAGGTGGCTATCAAGATAACGCCCACAAAAAAGCCTATAAATTTTTGCCAAAGAGATAATTTCATTGCGGTTCCTCTACTTATACTTAACATCAGGCATAGTCTGCTCTATGTATTTAATCATTGCTAAAGTTTCTCAATAGTAGCGAATTGATAATTATTAGAGACATGAAACCTGATCAACCACTGCAAAACACCGTAACGTACTCTAAACTGGGTCACGGTGGTAGCAAGTAGCTAAGACCAAGCAAATAGTACAGAACTTCTTGGTGCGATCGCAATGGCTAAATCTTTCCAGCAGTTTATTTAGGGGTTATTACTACCATATTCAAATGAAGGGCAAGAAATGGGATAATTGCATTAAACAGAGGGACTGGGAACGAATCAATTCACAATTTCTCAGGACTCAGGACTTAGCACTCCCAATCCCATGACTACAAAAGCGATCGTTGTATTTGATATAGATGGAGTTATCCGCGATGTTGGCGGTTCCTATCGTCGAGCGCTGGCAGATACGGTAGAGTACTTTACAAACCAAGCCTATCGTCCAACTTCCCTAGAAATTGACCAGCTAAAATCCGAAGGTATTTGGAATAATGATTGGGAAGCGTCTCAAGAATTAATTTATCGCTACTTTGCAGCTCAAGGAAAACCTCGTGAACAACTGCAACTAGACTACAACACTATAGTTGCCTTTTTCCAATCGCGTTACCGAGGCCCAGACCCAGACAATTGGACGGGGTATATCTGTGATGAACCATTATTATTGCAACCAAGTTATTTAGCACAACTTACACAAGCTAGTATTGCTTGGGGATTTTTTAGTGGTGCGACTAGTGGTTCTGCTAACTATGTTTTAAAACAACGCTTGGGTTTACAATCTCCCGTACTCATTGCGATGGAGGATGCACCAGGAAAACCAGACCCCACTGGACTATTCGCCACTGTAAGCCAGTTAGAGAAGGGGTTAGAGGAGTCTGTAGTTCTCTACGTTGGGGATACAGTAGCAGATATGTATACAGTCATCAAAGCTAGAGAAATCAAGCCGCATCGGACTTGGATTGGCATAGGTATCTTACCACCTCATGTCCAAGAGACAGCCCAGCGTCGAGATGCTTATGCTCAAACCCTCATAGATGCAGGTGCAGCAGTAGTTTTAAGTAATGTTGAACAGTTAGATCCACAGCAAATACAAAAATTATTGTAGGGAGCAGAGGCTATAGATTAGGGCGTGTTTTCAATCCCTATTAAATCATCATATAAAAAAAGTATTGGTGATATTTCTTGTTATGCTTCATTACCAAGTACAACATATAAACCATTTTCATAACTTGAAATTGAGAACAGACGAGAAGAAAATTTGTGAATATTTAAAAGAGAATTAAAAAGTTTTTGCCGTTTACGGTTTTCGGTTGCTAATAATTGGAATTTATTTTTATTATTCTTTAATAAGTATGTTAAAGAGTAATATGTATTATAGCGTTTACAAGTCTAATAAAATACAATAATTAAGAGAAAACAGTGCATCTACTCAAAAGTAAAAATGAAAGCATATTCCCTCGAATTTCGCCAAAAAATAGTTGATACATACTTGTTAGGTGGAATATCACAACGTCAATTGGCAGACAAATTTTGTGTTAGTTTAGGTTTGATTGAAAAATTGAATTACGAATTACGAACTACGAATTATGAATTATTTAAGGCCAGCGTGTAGTAGGTAAATCTGACTCATCTAGGGAAATTTCTGTACTCATGGATGAGTCATCTTGTTGTAATAAGCTTTTATCTGTCTGAGTAATTATATTATCTGGTTGTGGGAAGTTTTTACTGGGTGAACTAGCCAATTGATCCAGGTCTGCTAAAACTGCTGTTGCCGACTGATATCTTTGTTTATAATCATCGCGTACCATTTTACTTAAAATTTGGGCAAAGCCTTGGCTAACAAATGCCTTATCGCTCCATTTAACTTCCTCATGATCATCTCTGGGCAGTTCATGGGGGACAACACCAGTTAAGGCTTTAATCGCAATCATCCCGACTGCATAGATATCACTATTATATTGAGGGCGACCGAAACATTGTTCACTCGGTGCGTAACCCCTAGTTCCGATACCAATGGTAAAGGGTGTTTGTTCTTGATTTTCGGTTTGAGCTAAAGAAATTTCTTTAACTGCACCAAAGTCAATCAATACTAGTTTATTATCTGAGTCTCTACGAATAATATTGCTGGGTTTAATATCTCGATGTATGACGCTATTTTCATGAACAAATACTAATATTTGCAATAGTTCCCTGACAATAGCGATTACCTTATCTTCTATAACGCCTCTACCAGATGGCAATTCTTGGTTAAGCGGATGACCAATAATATATTCTTGTACTAAGTAAAACTCTGCATCTTGCTCAAAATAAGCTAAAAGTTGGGGAATTTGTGCGTGCGAACCCAATTTTTCTAATGTTTGTGCTTCTGAATTAAATAAACGCCTAGCTAATTCCAACCCCTTCGCCTCGGTGTTGCTTGGCTTTAATTGCTTAACTACACATCGTGGATTCCTTGGACGTTGGGTGTCTTCTGCAATATAGGTTTCGCTAAAGCCACCGTAACCAAGCACCTTAACTATTTTGTAGCGTCCACTGAGGATTTTTCCCGCTACTGCTATGTCTCGTTGTTGTAATAAATCTTGTAGTTCTTGTTGTTGGCTAATAATTTCTTGCACTACAGGAGAAGTTTTATATTTCTGAAAAACATCGACTATTTGTCGAGTTCTCACTTTTTCTCTAACTATTTCAGTACCAAAATAAGATAATCCACAAAATGCGATCGCCAATATTGGTATAGCAGTGGGAAATAATAACTGTGCATAAATAAAGCTGACGTAACTAATACTAGCCCAACCACTAGCTACAGCTAGACTTAACATCAATCTATTCCAGCCGCTTTTGCTTCTGGTAACAAGAAACGATGTTCCCCCAACCAACACCAACACAAATACAGCTTGCAGGAATGGGCTTTTAATTGCTGGAGTGATCGCTTTGCCTTCTTTAAGAGTTGCGATCGCATTGGCGTGAATTTCTACTCCCGCCATCTTCTGTGTAGATACAGCATCATTACCAACGGCTACAGCATGATAATCATTGCTTAACTGTGCGGTAGCGCCAATAATGACAATTTTGTTAGCAAATACTTTCCCTTGTTGCAAATAAGTATTCCAGTTTTGGGGGTCAAAGACATGCCATAAGGGAATCGGTTCAAATGTGCCATTAGGCCCCAAAAAATAGATG
Above is a genomic segment from Nostoc sp. MS1 containing:
- the dnaN gene encoding DNA polymerase III subunit beta, which gives rise to MKLVCAQSDLSSYLSLVSRAVPSRPTHPVLANVLLQADAETNQVSLTAFDLSLGIRTSFNADVWQGGAIALPAKLLVDITSRLPEGEITLDDESATDGTATGEGLVVTLTPKTGQYQLRAMGAEEFPELPVIEDTTAVYLTATALIEGLRGSLFATSGDETKQVLTGVHLTVKQDTLEFAATDGHRLAVVETANERPLEDNEQQLEVTVPARALRELERMLAHNAASEEPIALYLDQGQVVFAWQNQRITSRTLEGQYPAYRQLIPRQFERQVTVERRQFVSTLERIAVLADQKNNIVKLTIDSANQELTLSCEAQEMGSGRESMAAEIAGEDIEIAFNVKYLMEGLKALPSSEIQMHINQNLTPVIFTPLGGLKMTYLAMPVQLRS
- a CDS encoding capsular polysaccharide synthesis protein, producing the protein MLNKTVWLLWLQGWDNAPWLIKQVAESWEINNPDWKIEYVTLDNVHKYVNDIDYLFDETKKIEPQHKSDIIRLSLLKNHGGVWADATLLCMQPLSSWIEEAVKPAGMWMYHGIGGGMPKHGPAIWFIVAERNSSMINKWKAACDEYWRNRTEADQNFWLDELFKDLYESDIEFRNQWSLVPYLYGRAKGQASTMVHNEYKLMITDNQYLKKIFLEKPPYVLKFWWRVWVEVFPDENSPECKNSNGYYAIQMSKRKFVYKHKMVTKTSYMKLVFGIARFRFKTLRVIKRSIKNLLKLFNLNLATSQP
- a CDS encoding superoxide dismutase, coding for MKLSLWQKFIGFFVGVILIATFYGCQPEGIAQTDQTTAANPTASTTDARPIAFVDRQLTTPAKLPPLPYAYDALEKVIDAETMKLHHDKHHAAYVNNLNNALQKHKELQNKSVEALLRDLNSVPEDIRTKVRNNAGGHLNHTIFWQIMSPNGGGQPTGEIAQEITKTFGSFEEFKKQFNQAGGDRFGSGWVWLVRNPQRQLQIVSTPNQDSPIAEGSYPILGNDVWEHAYYLRYQNRRADYLKNWWNVVNWVEVNRRNQASK
- a CDS encoding TIGR01548 family HAD-type hydrolase, giving the protein MTTKAIVVFDIDGVIRDVGGSYRRALADTVEYFTNQAYRPTSLEIDQLKSEGIWNNDWEASQELIYRYFAAQGKPREQLQLDYNTIVAFFQSRYRGPDPDNWTGYICDEPLLLQPSYLAQLTQASIAWGFFSGATSGSANYVLKQRLGLQSPVLIAMEDAPGKPDPTGLFATVSQLEKGLEESVVLYVGDTVADMYTVIKAREIKPHRTWIGIGILPPHVQETAQRRDAYAQTLIDAGAAVVLSNVEQLDPQQIQKLL
- a CDS encoding CHASE2 domain-containing serine/threonine-protein kinase; the encoded protein is MADEPTKHDNKKYLSIANIATTKTTKANLTAAARQSQRLVRLGNLLNLALTIGAALVTSSGLSIVQLLENQVLSAFFQIRGPLVPPEDIVVLAIDEDSISVPEQYYKTDPQKYAYLEPLSKFPFKRATYAQVIEKLMQAGAKSVALDVIFDLPSAYGDEDDRQLQAVLQKYGSKVTLAAQYEDRESRFGSVTQLMLPYEKFRDTGALIGTVNFPLEVDGKIHRLASEFAKSLSADDILVDKVASFEAAALKSAQVKYPQLKGERIYFLGPNGTFEPIPLWHVFDPQNWNTYLQQGKVFANKIVIIGATAQLSNDYHAVAVGNDAVSTQKMAGVEIHANAIATLKEGKAITPAIKSPFLQAVFVLVLVGGTSFLVTRSKSGWNRLMLSLAVASGWASISYVSFIYAQLLFPTAIPILAIAFCGLSYFGTEIVREKVRTRQIVDVFQKYKTSPVVQEIISQQQELQDLLQQRDIAVAGKILSGRYKIVKVLGYGGFSETYIAEDTQRPRNPRCVVKQLKPSNTEAKGLELARRLFNSEAQTLEKLGSHAQIPQLLAYFEQDAEFYLVQEYIIGHPLNQELPSGRGVIEDKVIAIVRELLQILVFVHENSVIHRDIKPSNIIRRDSDNKLVLIDFGAVKEISLAQTENQEQTPFTIGIGTRGYAPSEQCFGRPQYNSDIYAVGMIAIKALTGVVPHELPRDDHEEVKWSDKAFVSQGFAQILSKMVRDDYKQRYQSATAVLADLDQLASSPSKNFPQPDNIITQTDKSLLQQDDSSMSTEISLDESDLPTTRWP